A region of Polynucleobacter sp. JS-Mosq-20-D10 DNA encodes the following proteins:
- a CDS encoding helix-turn-helix transcriptional regulator produces MTIYEFREWRFRLGLTTEASAELLGVSKDAVLGWELGKHPITKQTRLATLACELAYIAADQYVKAHPYPSVNNGIKNFVAHSGRKKIREGIINGRNPIERELSILLAPKSLIHCEGKRS; encoded by the coding sequence ATGACTATCTATGAATTTAGAGAATGGCGCTTTAGACTAGGACTAACTACAGAGGCTTCCGCTGAGCTCTTAGGGGTTTCAAAAGATGCCGTATTGGGCTGGGAGCTTGGTAAGCATCCAATTACAAAGCAGACCCGCCTAGCAACATTAGCTTGTGAACTTGCCTATATTGCCGCAGACCAATATGTAAAGGCTCACCCTTATCCATCAGTCAACAACGGGATTAAAAACTTTGTAGCACATTCTGGAAGGAAAAAAATTAGAGAGGGCATCATCAATGGAAGGAATCCCATTGAAAGAGAGTTATCAATACTTCTCGCGCCTAAGTCCCTCATCCACTGTGAGGGCAAGAGATCATGA